The genomic interval AATCTCTCTGTGCAGAGGTTAAAGGGCACACCGCACATTTTATAAGTGCTAGGAGGGGTGCAAGGCTGCCCACATGTCCAGAACCATTAGGACTTGTCATGTGAAGACAGCCCTCATGGATCTTGGTAGGTGTCCCCTCTCCTGGCTTTAAGAGGAAAGGTTCTCACATATTCTGTCTCCCGCTTGGACTCAGAGGAGAAATTCTGGGTGTCTGTGCTTTGTGACTCATAGTCCACTTTGTAGCGCTGGCTATCCTTGGCATGTCCCTTCTTGATGACATCCATTTTGTTATGGGGGGGATGGAACTTGGAGTCGGTCACCCTGTGTGTGCTGGGGACTGCCTGGCTTTCCACACTTCCAGTGCTGCGGTCCTCCTCGGATTCACTAGCATTTCCTAGAAAAGCACAGGGGAGAGAAAGATATGATTACTGTTGATATGGAACAATAGTCTTCAAAATCTTGCTATTACAATCAGGTCTCATCTAAATGGCAAAGTTATTCGACCattccaaataaattaaaaaaaaaaaaccgtacTGTGGTTGCTTTACCTCAAGAGACAATCTGTTTAAAAGTCAGCTGGCCATGTGCTTTTTCTATGTAGCTGCAACTGAAAGTGGGAAATGCTTTATCAAGTGCCCTCAAAGACTTAGACTCCAAAGCAGCAGTGTTCTATGTGTCCAGCAGGGGGCGAATATACACCACAGAAGTTGCTGCAGAGCTGATTAGAAATCTCTCAGGCAGCTTTAAGTATGGTTTCCTCCTCCTGGGAGCAGTGACTACTCCAGGATCTGGGGGAAAAGTTACATTCTCTACCCCAGAAAAAATGGATGGTGGCATAAGACTGGGTGTGAACAAGTCCTCCTGGGAATTCTCAAATTCATTCCAGTTTGACTAGCACTGTCTTCTACTTTGCCAGTGCTATAAACTTTTTGTCCAGCTCTGATGGGAAAATAATTCTACCTACAACAAAGGGTCTTGCTGCAGGACCCAGCATCACACAGACAAATTGGGGCCTTGTTTCCCATCTGTCCCATCTCTAAAACTCAAGGTCCACACTGACCCTGTGCTTCTCCAAGGGCACATTATTAGGTGAGTCCTCTGCACCGGTCAGCACAGCCTGTCAGCACAGCATCACCAGAGTTGCAGATGGCACCAAAGCCCCACTCAAAGTGCCAAAGAGTGTTCATTCCTTGGGGTCGGTGGGTATGAAGGAGAAAGCCACCTCTGGAAAACTccccttttataattaaaaatgctaATGAAGAAAGCTCGATAATTGACAAGGTTGCTGGAATGTTAACAGTTTAACTGAAACTTCAGGTATATGACTAAATGGGTGCTGGATGTATAGTCAGAATCCTTAACTCTATCCCTTTCCAGAAATGGACTTGAAATGCTTTCAAGCTGGTTGTATGGTGGGTATACAGCTCTGATCCCCAAGGGGTTTCAGTTTTAGCTGCAGGTGATTGTCATGGAATTCCTTTACTTCCACAATCAGAACCTTAATGCTTCCCCTTGTCAGGGCGCTGGTCATTGTCCAACTGGTTCAGAATCCATTACTTTTTCTTGCCTCCAGGGGATATGCCCAGCTGTGGAGACTGGGAAGCAGCCATAGCCTCTAGCTCTTGGCTCAGAGGAGCAAAAGCCTAGTTCCCTGAAAACTACCAGAGGGGTGAAATAATTGGGCTGCAGACACTCTGCTCTGTCCTCCCACTAGCAGGCTAATGGGGAGATTTGGGGGGaaccccctctcctccctggggCTCAGTGTCACCTACCCAACAGCTCCTGGAGGTCCCCAAGGTGTTTAGTGCCTTGGGAAGTAAAATTTCCCAGGGTCTAGTTCAGGATTTGACAGAAAAGTTTCATAATTGATCGATTTAGTTTcaatgtcctttatttttttttttttttttttttttttttttttttttttaaagagagagtgagagaggagagagagagagagagagagagagaattttttttttttaatatttattttttagttctcggcggacacaacatccccgttggcatgtggtgctgaggatcgaacccgggccgcacgcatgccaggcgagcgcgctaccgctgagccacatctccagccccttcaaTGTCCTTTAATCttagttgtttctttttccttttccaaggGAGTACTGGGACAATGGAAATGCTAAGGATATGTAAATAaacatatttgcatttcttttccaaGAAACCTGAGTAATTTCTTAAACTTCCTCTGTTTCTTTTAATGCTTAGACTGCAGACTAGAGCCTGAAAACAGTTCTATTTAAGCAAGAGAATTATGACTTTCAACTATTACATGACTTTactttttccaaaattaattttagaagtcactgagtttttaaaaaaataattttataagaccCCACATCAACCAACAGATAGATACTATACAGCTGTAAAGGTGAAATCATAATGATCATTAAAGCCTAACTAAAAAGGACATTGTTTCTAAGCACTTCTAAGATAACTTTTTGAATACCCCCAAATGTACTAGAACAATAAGGTCCACAATCAAATGACGTAACATTGTTATGAGAGAAGAGCATTCAGAGACTTTAACAATTGGCTAGAGCCAGTGTGACCACTGGAATCTTGCCTTTCCTCTAATCGGGTTCCTTAGGGATGAATAAAGCCAGCCTTGACCATCAAGGGAATAGCTTCATCCAAGAGTGTAACTCTACAACTACAGAAATTACAAAGGGACTGTACATTTTGCTAATCCAGGATGGGGGCTTGCCCAGCACCATCTGTCCAGCatgatggggggggggtggagttGGGGGACTAGGGTGAGAGGAATTCTCCCTGCCTTCAGCTGTGCAGGGCAGGAACTTTCCTCACATAACTAAGCAAGACTGGCTAAGCATGCTTAAAATTTAGAACAGCTGccaaatccatttaaaaaattttttttttaagggaacaaTGTGATGTCCTTAAACAGAGTTGCTGCCGCCTGCCTGGTAGTGGCTGAGCCAAAAGGGGGAACTGCCAAAGATTTGCATTTTTCCTCCTTTGGAGGCTCCCTTCAATTGTACCTCATTCCTTCCTCTTTGCATTAAGAAGAGAAACAGTCCTCTGGTTTCAACTCCCTTCTCAGTTGTTGAAATCCTCTGGGTCTGTACTCCCCGCAGCACCAACACCTTTGCTTTTGTCTGACCGCCTCCCCGGCTCAGGATGTGATAGGATGTACAGAGTTATGATACTGAAAGTCTCAAATGAGGGTCAAACCTATAAGACTGCTTCCCCTGGGTGACCTTGAGATGTTACTTCTTTTTGAACTTCAGGTTTTCCAACCACAATCCCATCTCAGTCGTTTTCAGACACAAGAAGGCATGACATTGCTTTTCAAGCCAAAGAGTATGCAAATGTTAGTATTTTTAGACAGGTATCTTCCTAGACTTTCCTGCCCAGCTCCCCAGATCCAAATCCACCCCAGTGTTCCTGCCTCCGAGCCTTTCTACTTTGTGGGGAATGAAAGCCGAGTCCCAGAGCTGGGCTACATAATACACACCTGCTTCTCCGCATTGGGAAAGGAGAATCTCCGGAGTTtaggacctttctttcctttttatcgACGTGTTGGGAAACCGAACCGAACTCACGCATGATGGGCatagcgctctgccactgagctacattcccagccccaggctcttTCCACAGACAGCCAATTTTGGTGTCCACTTTCCACGCCAATGAAACCTACCCAGTTTCACTGAAAGCGCTTTTACCAGAACTCTGCACTATGAGACCGAAGCAAGTCTCTAGGTTGGCTGCGGAGGGTACCTCTAGCGAGCGCCTTCGTCTCCCGGAGCCCCAGTTTCCCCACTACCACCTTCTGGATGAGAAGTGCGGAGTTTCCCATAGCAGCACATCCTGTTCCCCCCAGCCATTCGCATCGGGTCCCTGCTGTTGCGCGCGGTGCGCCTGGCCCTGGCAGCTCACCTGGAGAGGATGGTGCCGGCAGCAGGTAGGCGCGCAGACGGCCAGCGGCGCTGGCATTAGCGCAGAACCCGCGGCCGTCCAGCAGCGCCTGCAGCGGGCGCGGCTCTCCGGGCGGCGGCTGGCAGCGGAGACCGGCGCCACAGCGCTCAGTGTAGACGCCGCACGGCTGGCCCTCGCGCAGCGCGCACGTCATGCAGCAGCCACAGCCTGGCTCGCGCACCAGCTCGGCGCACGCGGGCGCTGTGGGCGGAGGCGCGCACTGGGCCAGCGCACGCGCATCGCATGGCTCACAGCGCACAACGGGGCCCGCGCCTACCGCGCCAGCGCCTGCCCGCGCCACTGGCGGTCCGCGGAGCAGGGTCAGTGCGGTCAGCGCAGTGGCCCAGAGTGCGGGGCGCGCCCGATGCATGGCGCCCACCGCGAGGGCCTGATGCTCAATAAGCCGGAACACACGGGGATTGGGCGACAGAAAGTGGTGCGAGGCTGTGGGATCTGAGCAAGCAAATGCAGGTCCTCTGCACCTAGCCGCAGCGCTCGCATCTGGGCAGCCTAGGCGCACCAGCTGCTATATAGGAGAAGGGGTGGCCGAGGACACGCCCCGGAACGGCGCGCCCAGGAGTCGGAGGGGGGCGGGCCGGCGCGAGCACGACTCCGGGGGCCCGCGCCTCACCCTTTACAGCGGGGCCCAAGTGCGGGGGCGCGCATCATGTGGTTCGCACCGACACCTGCTCCCGTCACCCGTGTCCGGCGCCAAAGCCATCCGGTTGCTCACGGGAACCACGGTACCCCTGGCTACACAGCCACCTGGGCACCTCAGGCTACTGCAGTGCCTCGGTCACTTCAGTAGTTCCCAGCCAACTCGGCGCCCCCGACGCCCTTCCCCCCTCCACCTCGGTATTGAGGTTGCCCCGCGGCAAACAGATGTCAGGGAAACTGGCAAGCTTCGCTCTTCACTTTTCGCTCTTTGCTTTGCAAagctttctaaaatttaaatcctGTGTAGGGCATGTTGTGGGACATTTCTGAATGAGAATACCTGATTCACTTCGGGGTCTCTGGCAGCTAAAGCGCTGCCGGGTTTAATCTGCACCCGCTGGGCCATTCGAACCCCCGGGGAGCCATAAATACGTGCTTTGCAGAAGCTCAGGAGGCCTTCACCGGTTTACAAGCTTGCTTCTCAAAGCAGACACGACTCACACTTGCTCCTTTGCTGCAAGTCCTCAGCAGAGTGGGCTGGCAGCGAATTCGACTTTAAGAGAAGGGATTCGAAGATTTTAAATCCCAACAGTTTTTCTTGCTTTGTGTTTCATTACGTTTTCAAATAGAGTTTATATCTGCGACCAAAGAACTAAAGGTACTAAAGAGAGCTTTGCTGAAACGAAATTAATAACCAAGTAGTCCTTAAAATTGGTAATTTTGACACTCATCTTTTTGAAGGTTTGTTTGTATCCCTGTACGTTCAAATGGGCACAGGGATTCTCGCTAATCTGCGCAATCTGAACACTTCGCAGTAGATTTTAAATTCGTGGCGCAGTCGCGCCCTTGAGGTCTTTGGGACTGCTGTCTGCTTTCTCTCCAGCGCGCGACTCTCTGGTGTTGTCTGCGCGCTCCTTCAGTAGATGACCAACAGAGGACGCTAGTTGTCCAGGATTGGACTGAGAAACTTTTTGTGTCTCTTTCATAAAGTTTATGGATGAACAGTGGGAATAAGTGAGACCACCACAGGGAACATTCCTAAGTGTTGTTGAAATTGTGTACTTACATCAGGAGCTGGATAGTAGTTTTAGAGGAGACCTGTGTGCAGTTTGCAGCAGGAATAGCAAACCAGGACCTCTTTTCCTGCCCCCTCCAGCATGCAGTTTCAGGTGAAGTTAGCATTCATCCACCCATTTCCCTctgttcctctccctctctccctcactcacttactccctcactcccttcccctcccttccctctccctctgtttacctcctttccctttctgtcTCTATCTATATACAAGCATACATTtatcttttgtaaatatatagcCACTTTTTAGAATGGGAACATAATTTAGTTCCTCTTTTCCATGGCAAATAGATAAACAATATTCTATCTTTTGGCCTTTACAAAGGAAAAGAGACCAAAGACAAGAAGTGTATCTATGGCAGTCCCACCAATACACAAcaccttcattttcttattagCTCTTCTCCCACTGTGCTCAGGCTGTGGCCCAACCCTGTTTACAATAAACTGTGCCACAATTGTCACTTGCTATTTCCTTTCTCCTATCACTCCTTTGTAGCTGCATAGTATCTGCTGTGATACCCAAGAATAGGGGCTGATTTCATtggaaaattaaaggaaacaaaacaaatcccTTAGTTACATTTGTTCCTTAAATAACCACAGAGACCTTGACTTTGAAAGTAGAGCTGGATTTTGTATCAAAAAAGATTTTTGAAGTCCCCGGCCTGTACATGAAGCCATTCTGGTCACTGGTAGTGTAGCAATTTTGCCCAGATTTATCATCTGGCTAGTGGGCAGGGGACACTCAGAAGGAATGTCTTTTGGGagaggataaaaataaatctttgcccttggttctccttcatttttaattaacaaagaaCCCTGCCATTGCTTTGCAGTTTGAGAAATGGGTGCTTGTTCCAAGCAAGACTCCTAGGGGGCGCCAGAGCGCCAGGAGTCCACCCAAGCTTGTGGATTCCGGAGAAGCAAACTGTTAAATTACAACTTTCAAAGGATATATTCCTATAACAATGTTTTATATAGACTGTCATCACTTTTATCTTGAAATCTTGCAACAGCAGAGTAAATCCGTGGTAATGACGTGAGGAGaattgtgttttaatatttagccatttttatttgaCAAACTGCAGGGGAAGAAACCCCCCAGAATGTAATTGTTGCAGGAAGGATTTGGATGGGATAAAACTCAATTTTGTGACATGCTAGTTAATTTTGTCAAACTTTCAATTAACTTGGTGTTTGTGGTTATAAACATAATCTAGTATAT from Urocitellus parryii isolate mUroPar1 chromosome 3, mUroPar1.hap1, whole genome shotgun sequence carries:
- the Igfbp3 gene encoding insulin-like growth factor-binding protein 3, which codes for MHRARPALWATALTALTLLRGPPVARAGAGAVGAGPVVRCEPCDARALAQCAPPPTAPACAELVREPGCGCCMTCALREGQPCGVYTERCGAGLRCQPPPGEPRPLQALLDGRGFCANASAAGRLRAYLLPAPSSPGNASESEEDRSTGSVESQAVPSTHRVTDSKFHPPHNKMDVIKKGHAKDSQRYKVDYESQSTDTQNFSSESKRETEYGPCRREMEDTLNHLKFLNVLSPRGVHIPNCDKKGFYKKKQCRPSKGRKRGFCWCVDKYGQPLPGYDTKGKDDVHCLSMQSQ